A genomic window from Litoreibacter janthinus includes:
- a CDS encoding GNAT family N-acetyltransferase: MIKTGESDRPLLDWTPPRQPDAEVLSGRYVQLERLCADQHAADLHRANSVDDAIWDYLPYGPFASSAAYHRWARDISQKDDLCFYAIKPHATGHFSGVASYLRIAPEAGSIEVGHINFAPELQRTVAATEAIFLMMQWAFEAGYRRFEWKCNAANLGSRRAAQRYGFSYEGVFRQAGVVKGRNRDTAWFACIDQEWPALKEAFQAWLAPANFDAKGTQIETLGALTQLVRVASDPLL; this comes from the coding sequence ATGATCAAGACGGGTGAGAGTGATCGGCCACTTTTGGATTGGACGCCGCCCAGACAGCCGGATGCCGAGGTCTTGTCGGGGCGTTACGTGCAATTGGAGCGGCTTTGTGCGGATCAGCATGCGGCGGACTTGCATCGCGCGAATTCGGTGGATGACGCGATCTGGGATTATTTGCCTTACGGGCCCTTTGCGTCTTCCGCCGCCTATCACCGCTGGGCGCGAGACATAAGTCAGAAGGACGATCTGTGTTTCTACGCCATTAAGCCACACGCCACCGGGCATTTCAGTGGCGTAGCAAGTTACCTCAGAATTGCGCCGGAGGCGGGATCTATCGAAGTGGGGCACATTAACTTCGCGCCGGAGTTGCAGCGCACGGTTGCCGCGACCGAGGCCATTTTCTTGATGATGCAATGGGCATTTGAGGCGGGATACCGCCGTTTCGAATGGAAATGCAACGCGGCGAACCTTGGATCGCGGCGGGCGGCGCAGCGCTATGGCTTCAGCTACGAAGGGGTGTTCCGTCAGGCTGGCGTCGTGAAAGGACGCAACCGCGACACCGCTTGGTTCGCCTGCATTGATCAGGAATGGCCGGCGTTGAAGGAGGCGTTCCAAGCATGGCTGGCCCCGGCAAACTTTGACGCCAAAGGTACCCAAATTGAGACTTTGGGGGCGCTGACGCAGCTTGTCCGCGTCGCCAGCGACCCCTTGCTTTAG
- a CDS encoding response regulator codes for MPDDSGYTPLTIHATALRPLLGLTVLVVEDSRYASEAVRLLCIRSGARIRRADSLTAAHRHLQVYRPSVVIIDLGLPDGSGIDLIAELAREDDSIRPVLIATSGADGDGSGEAALAAGANEFLPKPIASVCAFQQTILNHLPEDMRPTGPRLLSHETVSPDVIALNEDLSHIDELLGSGLDALPYVAPFLQGLARLANDAELVGVARMLSQAQTNGNGRRQAIQATRDHIQARLKVRELV; via the coding sequence ATGCCCGACGATTCAGGTTACACGCCCCTCACAATTCATGCGACTGCTTTACGCCCTTTGCTGGGCCTCACTGTTCTGGTGGTCGAGGACAGCCGATATGCATCTGAGGCTGTGCGCCTTTTGTGCATCCGTTCAGGCGCCCGCATTCGACGGGCGGACAGCCTGACGGCGGCCCACCGCCACCTGCAAGTCTACCGCCCCTCGGTGGTGATCATCGATTTAGGCCTGCCCGACGGCTCAGGCATCGACCTGATCGCGGAACTGGCGCGCGAGGACGACTCGATACGCCCCGTCCTGATTGCCACCAGCGGTGCGGATGGCGACGGCTCAGGCGAAGCCGCATTGGCCGCAGGCGCCAACGAGTTTCTGCCGAAACCCATCGCATCCGTCTGCGCGTTTCAGCAGACGATCCTCAATCACCTGCCCGAAGACATGCGCCCCACCGGGCCGCGCTTGCTCAGCCACGAAACCGTTTCTCCGGACGTGATCGCATTGAATGAAGACCTGTCCCATATCGACGAGCTTTTGGGCAGCGGGCTCGACGCCTTGCCCTATGTCGCCCCGTTCTTACAGGGATTGGCGCGGCTGGCTAATGATGCTGAGCTCGTTGGTGTCGCGCGGATGCTGTCGCAAGCGCAAACCAACGGCAATGGTCGCAGGCAAGCCATTCAGGCGACGCGCGATCATATCCAAGCCCGCCTCAAGGTGCGCGAACTCGTCTAA